The genome window GCGTATTCCACCACTAGAGGGGTTCCAGAGAGTTGAGGGAGTGATTCTGGTTTAGCGGCTCCTCCCAAAGAAATTACCAGCTGTACATCTAAGCCTGCGCAAGCTGTAGCAATATCTTCAAAGACCTTAATCAGGCGATTTTGTAAGGTTCCCATAGAAGCATAAATCAAAGGTTGCTCCGTCAATTTTTCATAGGGAAAATCCGAACTAATCCTACCGGTTGAACTATGGTATGGTCCTGTGAAATGGAAACATTCGGGTAAGTGTGACCGAGGAAATTCTAATTCAGCGGGTTGCTGACTTATTTGTGCTAATTTTGAATAACTCTCGTTTATATCAGCGTAAGGCGATAATTTCCATGTCTGACGATATTCCTCAATCAATTTTACAATCGGTTTGTGTATTTGATTGGATATCTTATAACCAAAACGATTACGTAGACGCGCCCACCAAGCTGTACTATAGTTCCAATTCATGAAGTAAGGAGGTATGGTCTCCTCCGAATTAAGCAAAAGCGCACTGCATACAGTAATATAAGGTAGCTGTAAAAATTCTGCTAGAGTTGGTGCGGCTATTAAAGTTTGATCTATTAAGAGAGCTTCTACACCCGCTTTTTGAATCACTGAAGGCCCCTCTCTCAGCAATACAGTAGCACTTTTTTTAAAGGCGTTCATAGTATAGCGTAGCGCTGGTATCCCTTCTAGTTTTCCAAACTTAGCCATTGATTCTGCTATTGCACCTTTGGGAAAATCGGACTCGCCAAAAACACAAAAATCTAAACCAGCCGCGATCGCTTTGGATTCAGTGTCAAGTACTCCAAATAGAGTAACTCGATGCCCACGTCTTTGAAGTTCTTTCCCCAGAGGAATCATTGTGTTAAGATGGCCAGTAGCAGCAGGAGAAAGGATACCAAAGTGAGTCATAAAAATTTAGATAAATATCTTTTTTGAAATAATTATATCCTAAAATCGCACCTAAGATTGGTTTAGTAGATACTGTTGAGCTTCTATTTTGAGATTGGCAATTTGTAGTAATAAATCATCAATTAACGCTATAAGCTCCTGATATGGCTGACGTTCAGCTCGGTTTTGAGCCGTCATTAACTGTCTAGTTCCCGCTCTAGCTATTGCGCTCCATTTTTTTGTACCTCTGGGTAAAAAAGCTATACCAATATTGAAGACATCGCTAGTTAATTGTTGATTATCTTGGGAATTAAGTTGATTCATTTGTTGACGCAACTCCTTCTTGATTACCATCAAACGCTGTTGGGTAATGTTGAGTTGTTGTATTTGTTTTCTGACGGATTGAGGCTGATCTAGGTTAAGACTGATTTGAGAGGCAATTTCTTCAATTTCTGCTTTAGTAATCATCTTGGAAAATTTAGATAAGATAAGGTAAGTATAAATAATTTTTCCTTTATGAACATAGAAAAGATTTCTGCACAACTAGATAGTCCTGATTCTCGCGATCGCCTGTTAGCTTTAGCCGCGCTTCGGGAAATTTCCCCAGAAACCGCCGTCCCCCTGATTAAAAAAGTGCTCAATGATGAAATATTACAGGTAAGATCTATGGCTGTCTTTGCCCTGGGAGTAAAAGTAACGCCAGAATGTTATCCTATCCTAGTCAAACTGTTAGAAACGGACCCAGATTACGGCATTAGAGCCGACGCTGCAGGTGCTTTGGGTTATCTAGCCGATAATCGTGCTTTTGAAGCCTTAGTAAGAGCTTTTTATGAAGATACAGAGTGGTTAGTTAGATTTAGTGCAGCGGTATCTTTAGGTAACTTGCAAGACAAAAGAGCAGAAACAGTACTACTAGACGCTCTCAATAGTGAAGAAGTAGTCTTACAACAAGCCGCGATCGCAGCTTTAGGAGAAATCAAAGCTATCGGATCCGTCGACTCTATACTACGTTTTGCCCAATCAGAAGACTGGCTCATTAGACAGAGATTAGCCGAAGCCTTAGGTAACTTGAACACAGATAAAAGTATTTCCGCCCTCAAATACCTCGCTAAAGATCACCATCCTCAAGTATCAGAAGCAGCCAAAATCTCTCTGCAACGCTTAAATCATTGATAAAACTCTCAGACTCTAATACAATCGATGAGGTGAGGCATCATTAAAGCGAATTAATTGCATGGAGATTCAAGAATTTTTAGATTTAAGCGTCGGAAATTGGTTCTGTCAACGCACTACTTATTTACTTAACCCAGAAAAAGCCGAAAACAGTAAATCGGAGATGACGATAACGCCTCTGGATTCAGCACATCCCGATTCAGTTAGACTCCGTCAAGAGCATCACCTTGACACCAATCAAACTTTAGTAGGAATTAAATCAGCTTGGAATAATTCCGTTGATTGGGGAAAACCCAAAATCGAAGGATCTTCCCTACTGGTAGTTGTACCCGATCAGCAGCACCCACACACAGGAAAACTACTCCAAAGCACCAATCTCAAGGACCAACCCAGTCTATTGGGCAATTATCTTATTGGTAAAGACGACGCTCTCACCTTAACAGTGACAACTCCAGAAATGACTATTAGTGAGCGTATTTGGTTTCCTAGTGCCAATTTTCGTTTGCGCACCAGTTTTATCGAAGCCAAAGCAGGTTGGATTAAAACATCTTTTTACTCAGAGATTCGCAAAATGTCACCCTCTTAACTAACTAGTGAAATCAGACAGCCAAAAATTCCTGAATAATCTCTTTACTTAATTCTTGAGTAGAACCAGAAGCGACGATACCGCCTTTTTGCATGGCGTAATATCGATCAGCTTGGCGCACAAAATGCAAATGTTGTTCTACTAACAGTACAGAGATACCGGTAGTGGCAATAATGCGACGGACAGCGGCTTCTATTTCCAAAATAATTGAAGGTTGAATTCCCTCGGTGGGTTCGTCGAGGAGTAGTAAACGGGGTTGTCCCATTAAAGCACGAGCGATCGCCAGTTGTTGCTGTTGTCCCCCACTTAAATCTCCTCCCATACGGGATAACATCGTTTTGAGTACAGGAAAGAGTTCATAAATCATTTCGGGTACTTCTGGTTTAGCTTTTTTGCGTCCCGAGAGACTCTCTAAACCCAGTAATAAATTCTCTTTGACGGTTAAACGGGGTATGACATCTCTACCCTGGGGAACGTAACCAATACCCAACCTGGCGCGTTGATCGGTGCTATAGCTCAATAAGGGTCGCTCTTCGTAAGTAATGGTTCCGGTACGAGGTTTAAGTAAGCCCATAATCGTCTTCATCAGAGTAGTTTTACCTACCCCATTACGTCCAATTAAACAGACCATTTTTCCTAGAGGTATACTCAGATCTACATCCCGCAGAATGTGACTTTCACCATAGTAGACGTTTAAATTAGCTATTTGTAAGGTTATTTCACTCATGTTGTTCTCCTAAATAGACTTCGATCACTCGAGGATTATTTTGTATTTCTTCCATATTGCCCTCACAGAGTAGAGAACCTTGATGTAGAACACTTACTTTACGGGCGATTTGACGCACAAACTCCATATCGTGTTCAATGACGATCAGAGAATGACTCTCAGCTAAAGCTAGTAATAAAGAACCCACATTTTCTGTCTCTTCATCGGTTAAACCCGCTACTGGTTCATCTACTAATAGTAAGTCGGGAGACTGGGCGACTAGCATCCCTATTTCTAGTCGTTGCTTTTCCCCATGGGATAATAAAGCTGCGGCTAAATCGGCTTTAGCTTCTAAACCAACGGTTTCTAAGAGATTAACCACGTTATGGCGTTCCTCCCGCTTAGGTTTTTGTAGGAGAGTAGGAAAAGCATTTTTATTGCGATTACAAACTAAATCTAAATTTTCTCGCACGCTCAGGTTTAAATATATCCTGGGGGTTTGAAATTTTCGTCCTATACCCAATCGCGCGATTTCATGTTCGGGAATTTTACTCAGGTTACGTCCTTTGAATAAAACCCGTCCTTGAGTAGGCTGCACTTTACCGGTAATTACGTCTAGAAATGTGGTTTTTCCCGCGCCATTAGGACCAATAATTACTCTCAACTCTCCTGTATCTATACTAAAGTTGAGATGATTGAGAGCTTTAAAACCATCGAAACTCACGGTCAAATCTTCGATCACCAAGATTTTTTCAGTCATACTTAGCTTTTTCTTGTTGTACTTCTGGATCTGTTTCTAAGCTAGGATAGGTAACTATCTGCTTCTGTATACCTAACAGAGAACGTAATTTATCCCAACCGAAACTGCGCCACCAACCCACGAGCCCATCAGGAAGCACGGTGACTACGATTAAGAATAAAGCACCCTGGAAGAATAACCAGACCTCGGGGAATTTTTCGCTCAATGAACTTTGGGCTAAACGGACTAAAAGAGTACCGATAATCGCGCCAATTAGAGTCCCCCGTCCTCCTACTGCTACCCAGATCACCATTTCTATGGAAAAAGCCACCTCCATAAAAGTAGGGGTAATTATTCCAGTTTGCACGGTGTATAGAGCGCCTCCAATCCCAGCGATCGCCCCTGAAATCGCAAAAACCAGAACTTTATAGCCCGTTGGATTATAACCAGAAAAACGCATCCGCGTCTCATCGTCTCTAATGGCTATTAAAGCTTTCCCAAACCTCCCACTCGTCAACCAGCGACAGAGTAAGTAAATTAACACCAAAAAGATAATACTCAACTGATAAAAGGCTAGTTGAGCGGGTTCAGAACTTACTAATACACCGAATATAGTCTCTGTATCGGTTTTTAGTCCATTTGTACCGTTAATGAGCTTTTGTTGACCATTAAAAAAGTTAAAGAAAACTAGTAGAGCCGCTTGGGTTAAGATTGAGAAGTAGACTCCCTTAATTCGGTTGCGAAAGACCAAATAACCCAATATTCCCGCTATAATTCCAGGAATTAAGACTATTGCTATCAAAGTCACCGGAAAAGACTTAAAAGGTATCCAAATCCAGGGTAACTCCTTAACTCCGTAGAGGGTAAAAAATTCTGGTAGTTGTCCTGAGGGTATTTGAAGGTTAATGTGCATAGCTAGGGCGTAACCCC of Gloeocapsa sp. PCC 73106 contains these proteins:
- the urtC gene encoding urea ABC transporter permease subunit UrtC, with amino-acid sequence MKKPKLLREIIILVAIALLVAVIFPPILSESRLRLLGRFLSLAIVALGIDLIWGYTGLLSLGHGIFFALGGYALAMHINLQIPSGQLPEFFTLYGVKELPWIWIPFKSFPVTLIAIVLIPGIIAGILGYLVFRNRIKGVYFSILTQAALLVFFNFFNGQQKLINGTNGLKTDTETIFGVLVSSEPAQLAFYQLSIIFLVLIYLLCRWLTSGRFGKALIAIRDDETRMRFSGYNPTGYKVLVFAISGAIAGIGGALYTVQTGIITPTFMEVAFSIEMVIWVAVGGRGTLIGAIIGTLLVRLAQSSLSEKFPEVWLFFQGALFLIVVTVLPDGLVGWWRSFGWDKLRSLLGIQKQIVTYPSLETDPEVQQEKAKYD
- a CDS encoding phycobiliprotein lyase, which encodes MEIQEFLDLSVGNWFCQRTTYLLNPEKAENSKSEMTITPLDSAHPDSVRLRQEHHLDTNQTLVGIKSAWNNSVDWGKPKIEGSSLLVVVPDQQHPHTGKLLQSTNLKDQPSLLGNYLIGKDDALTLTVTTPEMTISERIWFPSANFRLRTSFIEAKAGWIKTSFYSEIRKMSPS
- a CDS encoding glycosyltransferase, which translates into the protein MTHFGILSPAATGHLNTMIPLGKELQRRGHRVTLFGVLDTESKAIAAGLDFCVFGESDFPKGAIAESMAKFGKLEGIPALRYTMNAFKKSATVLLREGPSVIQKAGVEALLIDQTLIAAPTLAEFLQLPYITVCSALLLNSEETIPPYFMNWNYSTAWWARLRNRFGYKISNQIHKPIVKLIEEYRQTWKLSPYADINESYSKLAQISQQPAELEFPRSHLPECFHFTGPYHSSTGRISSDFPYEKLTEQPLIYASMGTLQNRLIKVFEDIATACAGLDVQLVISLGGAAKPESLPQLSGTPLVVEYAPQLELLEKATLVITHGGMNTTLECLGRAIPMVVIPVANEQPGIAARIAWTGCGEVVPLKKVNPLRLRTAIERVLREPSYKENAIRLQQAILNAGGVTKAVDIIEQAIAIGEPVKYFSV
- the urtD gene encoding urea ABC transporter ATP-binding protein UrtD produces the protein MTEKILVIEDLTVSFDGFKALNHLNFSIDTGELRVIIGPNGAGKTTFLDVITGKVQPTQGRVLFKGRNLSKIPEHEIARLGIGRKFQTPRIYLNLSVRENLDLVCNRNKNAFPTLLQKPKREERHNVVNLLETVGLEAKADLAAALLSHGEKQRLEIGMLVAQSPDLLLVDEPVAGLTDEETENVGSLLLALAESHSLIVIEHDMEFVRQIARKVSVLHQGSLLCEGNMEEIQNNPRVIEVYLGEQHE
- a CDS encoding HEAT repeat domain-containing protein, which codes for MNIEKISAQLDSPDSRDRLLALAALREISPETAVPLIKKVLNDEILQVRSMAVFALGVKVTPECYPILVKLLETDPDYGIRADAAGALGYLADNRAFEALVRAFYEDTEWLVRFSAAVSLGNLQDKRAETVLLDALNSEEVVLQQAAIAALGEIKAIGSVDSILRFAQSEDWLIRQRLAEALGNLNTDKSISALKYLAKDHHPQVSEAAKISLQRLNH
- the urtE gene encoding urea ABC transporter ATP-binding subunit UrtE, producing the protein MSEITLQIANLNVYYGESHILRDVDLSIPLGKMVCLIGRNGVGKTTLMKTIMGLLKPRTGTITYEERPLLSYSTDQRARLGIGYVPQGRDVIPRLTVKENLLLGLESLSGRKKAKPEVPEMIYELFPVLKTMLSRMGGDLSGGQQQQLAIARALMGQPRLLLLDEPTEGIQPSIILEIEAAVRRIIATTGISVLLVEQHLHFVRQADRYYAMQKGGIVASGSTQELSKEIIQEFLAV